GAGAGATCGATGGAGGAACTTAtagctttcttttttagaacCCTTTGTTCTTGGGCCTCTACCGTTAATTTTAATGGCCAagatttccatgatttccttgtatctattgtCCCTACGTAGTTAGGGCATTCTTTGTACTACAcatggctttgcctattcttttattaatacactttgattacttatcaaaaaaaattcctgttatttattataaatattttgctAAAACTGGCAACCAAATCTCGATCAAACTTCCTAATTATTCGTTTGAATTGCTGTATCTATGTTTATGTTCTTAAATTCTACAATTGATCTCTTATGGTGGGGAGGGGTTTAGGAACTTACTAGAATGGAATTACAATTCCCAACCTTGTTTGAATAGGCTAATTATGGAATTATATTTTCGATTTGAGATCCCATATTAAAAGGAGTGTTTTCTCCATTTGCACGAACTCATGCAGAGAAATATCTTTGTATAGTATAGAAGTTAAAGGTTTGAGAGCTCTCTTTTGATCTTCTCTGCTGTGGACTTTGTCTATGTCTGCCAAATCACATAAATATTGTGTGTTTCAGGtgtgatagtttttttttcttatggcTAAATTTTGACACAAGTCAATTCAGAGTGCCTGTTGAaaccaaaatttattctcttggtCTAAATTTTGAAACCGtagtctttttttataagtaagaaaatttcaaaccatGGTTTTAGTGAAGGTTCATACtaattattgaaaatatgtATTAATTTCTACGTTAAGTGCTAGAAAGTGCAAATTTTTGGTGCAGAATTTGATTGATGGTTTTCTTTCAGGTAGAAAATGTTGGGACGTCTCCTGCTTCAGAAATACTTCTGGCATTTCCTCCCTCTCAAGTTGATCACCTGGCACTTGTCAAAGCTGCAGCAACTGTCGGAAAACGGAAGAAGAAAAGTTATTTGGCCCTTGATGTGATTCCGACTGAGCTACCTGATGCACCAAATGGAACTAAGTATTTCTCTATATCTTTGCTCAACCCATTAAGCACAGGCGAAACTGCAACACTAGAAGTTCTTTACATATTGACACATTCTCTGGAACCTTTTCCAGCAGAAATAAGTCAATCAGAGTCACAGTTGGTCTACTATCGTGATAGTGCACTAATATTGTCACCATATCACATTAAGAAacaaataacttttttcaaGACTCCAAGCTCTAAACTGGAATCATTCACGAGAGTGGAACCAACCAACCATGCTGGTGCAGAGCTGAAATATGGACCATATGAAAATTATCCTCCATATTCATTCTTGCCCATAATACTTCATTTTGAGAACAACAATCCATTTGCCATTGTTGAGGAGCTCGTCCGTGAAGTGGAAATATCTCACTGGGGTAATCTGCAGATCACAGAGAGTTACAGGTTGGCACATGCTGGTGCTCGACACAAAGGCATGTTTTCGAGGTAAGGTTTATTGTTGTGTTATGTCATATATTCCTCTTAGTCCTTTGGATTATATGAAAATGTTGTCTCCTTTATGGCTAGAATTGGCTTTGATTTCATTATAAActaaatttcaaactttcattCAACGTGTTATATAAACAGATATAGTGTTGTATTAATATGGCATCACACTGcaatgtcaatatatttttttctagtcttttttccttttttcttttgatttatcACTTGATAgctctaataataaaaaacatggCATTTCCCATTTATTTgttctggtttttttttctctcttgatgTTTGCTTCATTTGAATGTTCATACTTCTTAAGTTTCCTTCTGGCAGGGTTGAATATCAATCTAGGCCATCTATTAGCGGAGTGTCTTCATTTAAACATCTTTTAGCAAGACTACCTCCTAGAGTTCACTCTGTCTACTACCGTGACGAAATAGGGAATATCTCATCCTCACATTTGCGTACAGATCCCTGGAAGGTAGCATGTGATCTCTTAACTTAGATTTTAGAAGAtcatttgaggaaattagtgtggaaaaatatagttatgtaaCCCTCCCTCCCCCCAAATAAGGTTAAATGTGTTTTCAGACATCGTAACTACCATTTGTTCTTACAGTCAGAACTTGAGATTGAGCCACGTTATCCTTTATTTGGAGGTTGGAAAGCTACTTTTGTCATTGGATATGGGCTCCCATTGGAAGACTTCCTTTTTGAGTCACCTGATGGCAGGCGATACCTCAACTTCAGTTTTGGATGTCCTCTTGTGGAGACAGTGGTGAACAAATTGACGGTCAAAGTAAGTTTAGTGACATGAGTCTGCATTCATATTATCGCTGTCTTATTTTTTCCACATATCAATTCAAGGCTTATGTTTGAAATTTGGATAATATGTTTACTACCCGTCACATTCCAGGTTGCACTGCCAGAGGGAGCAAAAGACCCTTCTGCCGTCATTCCTTTCCCGGTGGAGCAGCATCTGGAGGTAACCTAAGTTGTCGATTCACACACGCATGCACGCATGCACACTGGTGCAGAAACTCAACAGTGTGTCAACTTGCGTTGATCAAAACCTAGTTATATATTTAAGTCTATTACTTTTGTCCTTTTTTGAATTTGAGAATGACAATAAATTTGTGTTTTCAAGGGGCTAAAACTCTAGACTTTTTGTTCTGTTTAAATAAACTTTTAATGGTTTGTCATTTTAGGCACTGTGCTGTTAACTTATTTGTTGTTGCTATATAAAGGCATCGTTTAGCAGAATTTACAGCGTCAGAAATTTATGAACCAACTAGAAATATTTACATTTGGTGCCTGCAGACCAAATATTCTTATCTTGACATCGTTGGGAGGACTGTGGTGGTTCTGGAAAAGAACAACGTGGTTCCTGAGCACAACTCTCCTTTCCAGGTGATTGATAAACACGTTGTAGAACTATACACTGACTTGAAATGTTTTCTATTTAGTCTCAAGGGTAAAATGGTGAAGTAGTGTTCTACTAGTTCTCCCAAATCTAGGTGTTTGTACTCTGCTCACATATCCAGGCACAATGTGGCAGTTACAATATAATCATAATTGTTGATTtccacttctttttttctttttgggcatAAGTAAACAGGGTCCATTAAAACAATTAATGTGTTGTTTCTTCTTTAGCAGGGATATCTGCTATTATAATACTGAAACAAATAGCCAAGTTTCTAAACAAGTTACCATACCTGCCCAATGCTATTTGCAATTTTTAGTTTGTATGGTAACTGATAGTCAGTACTCGTCTTTAGTGGGATTTAAGCTGATAGTTTGCCAGAATAAAGTCTATCGATACACAAAGGTTAATCTGCAAAGATGGGTCATTCTTACGATCAGGAGACTTTGAGCCAGGCTTGTGTTTATGTTTCTGCTTGCCAGAGATACCCTTTCTCTAGCCTCCTGATCTTACTATTTCTTGTGGTGATATTGTTCAtccagaaaagaaaattcttatGTTGCAGATATTGACTCTGTTTGTTTGATCTCTTATTAATCCAGGTTTACTACAACTTCAATCCGATATTCATGCTTGCGGAACCATTGATGTTGACATCTGTGTTTTTCTTATTATTCATTGCTTGCTTGGCTTATCTACATGTTGATCTTTCCTTACGCAAGTGATTGGAACTCTAAAAGGTAATGTTCATGCAACTTGGTAATCATgtatatgaaatatttgttaTTAAGACTACTTTTACTTTCCTGTGGAGCTAGAATTGTGAGTAACTTCAACTTGGTTGACATACAGTGACGACCAAATCTGGAGCTAGGGGTGTTGCAAGTGAGTGTCAGAGAACATAGCATTTAGAAATTTTGCTCTATGCGCGTAGTTGTCTTTCGGCCACTATTTAGAAATTTTGTTGTTTGTACACTGTTCCCATATGTATTGGTTCGTCGTCTTGATATCTCTTTAAGTAATATTAGGGTTCAGATGTGTGTTAAAgagaataaaacattttctcagcTCTCCTCATCTTTCTGGGAATCTAGTATGGTTGACTTGTTTTTTTACCGGGCGAGCGAGCGAGAAGATTGGAGTAAGAAAGAGAAATCAGTAACCCACGTGGCTGTGTTGGTGATAATTTCTACTAcgcaatattttatatttcttcctTCTTGACCAGACTGAGCA
Above is a genomic segment from Juglans microcarpa x Juglans regia isolate MS1-56 chromosome 1D, Jm3101_v1.0, whole genome shotgun sequence containing:
- the LOC121264140 gene encoding dolichyl-diphosphooligosaccharide--protein glycosyltransferase subunit 1B, which encodes MEAMLRIRAALLLSALALLSLLVRSYSQEIQISNAERRIDLTSHIVKVFLTLKVENVGTSPASEILLAFPPSQVDHLALVKAAATVGKRKKKSYLALDVIPTELPDAPNGTKYFSISLLNPLSTGETATLEVLYILTHSLEPFPAEISQSESQLVYYRDSALILSPYHIKKQITFFKTPSSKLESFTRVEPTNHAGAELKYGPYENYPPYSFLPIILHFENNNPFAIVEELVREVEISHWGNLQITESYRLAHAGARHKGMFSRVEYQSRPSISGVSSFKHLLARLPPRVHSVYYRDEIGNISSSHLRTDPWKSELEIEPRYPLFGGWKATFVIGYGLPLEDFLFESPDGRRYLNFSFGCPLVETVVNKLTVKVALPEGAKDPSAVIPFPVEQHLETKYSYLDIVGRTVVVLEKNNVVPEHNSPFQVYYNFNPIFMLAEPLMLTSVFFLLFIACLAYLHVDLSLRK